DNA from Gammaproteobacteria bacterium:
CGACAACAAGCACCCGAATGTCGATCCGGCTGAAATTTCCAAGTTCGATGGCCTGGCATCGCGGTGGTGGGACCCGGAAGGCGAGTTTCGCCCGCTGCATGCCATGAATCCCGTTCGTCTCGACTGGATTCGCCAGCGGGTCGGCTCGCTGGAGGGGCTGCGCATGCTCGACGTGGGCTGTGGCGGCGGCATCCTGGCCGAATCACTCGCCGAAGCCGGCGCCGAGGTGGTCGCCATCGACCTTGCCGAAGCACCGCTGGCCGTCGCCAGGCTGCACCAGCTCGAATCCGGCGTGGCGGTCGACTATCGGCACGTGGCGGTGGAAACGCTGGCGGCCAGCGAACCGGGCTCGTTCGATGTCGTGACCTGCCTGGAGATGCTGGAACACGTACCCGACCCGGCCTCTGTCGTTGCGGCCTGTCGCACGCTGCTGAAGGCTGACGGCCACGCTTTCTTCTCGACCATAAATCGCAACCCGAAATCGTTTCTCATGGCTATCGTCGGTGCCGAATACGTCATGCGGCTGTTGCCGAGGGGAACGCACGAATACGCACGTTTCATTCGTCCCTCCGAACTCGACAGCTGGCTGCGCAGTGCCGGGCTTGACCTGGCTGACCTCACCGGCATGCATTACAACCCGTTCACGCATGCATTCAGGACGGGGGGCAATGTCGATGTGAACTACATCGCACACGCTCGTCCCGAGGGAAACTGATGGGGCGCGAACTCGAGCTCCGTGCCGTGCTGTTCGATCTCGATGGCACGCTCGCCGACACCGCGCTGGACATGGGCCAGGCGATCAATCGCCTGCGCATCGAACACGAGCTCGAGCCCTTGCCGCAGGAAAAGATCCGGCCCTGGGTTTCGATGGGCTCCCGCGGTTTGCTGAAGATCGCCTTTTCGGTCGAAACCGAACACGCCGACTACGAAGACCTGAAGCGTCGCTTCCTGGACCTCTATGTCGCCAACCTGGCAACGCATACCACGCTGTTCCCTGGCATGGACGCCGCAATCCGCTATCTCGCGGCCAATGGCATCACCTGGGGCATCGTCACCAACAAGCCCGGCTGGCTGACCGATCCCCTGCTCGATCAAATGGCG
Protein-coding regions in this window:
- the ubiG gene encoding bifunctional 2-polyprenyl-6-hydroxyphenol methylase/3-demethylubiquinol 3-O-methyltransferase UbiG, with the protein product MSDNKHPNVDPAEISKFDGLASRWWDPEGEFRPLHAMNPVRLDWIRQRVGSLEGLRMLDVGCGGGILAESLAEAGAEVVAIDLAEAPLAVARLHQLESGVAVDYRHVAVETLAASEPGSFDVVTCLEMLEHVPDPASVVAACRTLLKADGHAFFSTINRNPKSFLMAIVGAEYVMRLLPRGTHEYARFIRPSELDSWLRSAGLDLADLTGMHYNPFTHAFRTGGNVDVNYIAHARPEGN
- a CDS encoding HAD-IA family hydrolase, with the translated sequence MGRELELRAVLFDLDGTLADTALDMGQAINRLRIEHELEPLPQEKIRPWVSMGSRGLLKIAFSVETEHADYEDLKRRFLDLYVANLATHTTLFPGMDAAIRYLAANGITWGIVTNKPGWLTDPLLDQMALDIKPACVVSGDTVEHAKPHPAPVLHALDAIQAPATNTLFIGDADRDIAAGRAAGCTTMAATYGYITDDDDVAGWQADFELARPEDLLPWLQARKSA